A single window of Culicoides brevitarsis isolate CSIRO-B50_1 chromosome 3, AGI_CSIRO_Cbre_v1, whole genome shotgun sequence DNA harbors:
- the LOC134835536 gene encoding pancreatic triacylglycerol lipase produces MTFRQFYYFFAVCFIGNPAVIGFDPDYSIVNRLNHFLEASLNTVLAVSIGEPKSIDEEVTFWAATHENPNFTQIHINDTDIGEKLNTKLPVAFIIHGWFDSAHRNWVKNIASAFLEHTKTNVVAVDWNRLALQEYTLAADSTEEVGEQVAKFITKLNDLGIPLKNVTLVGHSMGAHISGFAGKHLGGKVGRIFGLDPAGPMFTKLTVRPESERLDPSDAEFVQVIHTDRTFIGTQIASGHQDFHPNDGMSPQPGCLLPVAQNAIHFNQFLCSHFKVVEYFRDALNPKTAYIGRTCNFGYMGYSIGLCNNTTSARFGIYTNETVRGTFYFRTPRIPPSFEQYLGLSKVTPANIFGR; encoded by the exons ATGACATTccgacaattttattattttttcgctgTTTGTTTCATCGGAAATCCTGCGGTTATTGGATTTGATCCTGATTATTCCATC gTCAATAGGTTAAATCACTTTTTAGAGGCCTCGTTGAATACGGTGCTGGCTGTCAGTATTGGAGAACCAAAATCCATCGACGAGGAAGTCACTTTTTGGGCAGCGACACA tgaaaatCCGAATTTCACTCAAATTCACATAAATGACACAGATATCGGCGAAAAGTTGAATACAAAGTTGCCCGTTGCCTTCATAATTCACGGATGGTTTGACAGTGCCCATCgaaattgggtcaaaaatatcGCTTCCGCCTTTTTGGAGCACACAAAGACGAATGTTGTTGCTGTCGATTGGAATCGTCTCGCCTTACAAGAATACACATTAGCTGCCGATAGCACCGAAGAAGTTGGCGAACAAGTAGCGAAAttcatcacaaaattaaaCGACCTCGGAATTCCTTTGAAAAATGTCACTTTAGTGGGTCACAGTATGGGCGCACACATTTCAGGATTCGCGGGAAAGCATCTCGGCGGCAAAGTAGGAAGAATTTTCGGACTTGATCCAGCTGGGCCGATGTTCACAAAGCTCACTGTGAGACCCGAAAGTGAACGATTGGATCCATCAGATGCGGAATTTGTGCAAG TTATTCACACAGACAGAACGTTCATTGGGACACAAATCGCATCGGGCCATCAAGATTTCCATCCAAAT GATGGCATGAGTCCGCAGCCCGGTTGTTTGCTCCCAGTGGCACAGAACGCCATTCATTTCA ATCAATTTCTGTGCAGTCACTTTAAGGTTGTCGAGTATTTTCGAGATGCATTGAATCCCAAAACGGCTTACATTGGCAGGACATGCAATTTTGGGTATATGGGATACTCGATAGGGCTCTGCAATAACACGACATCAGCTAGATTTGGGATTTATacaaa tgaGACAGTTCGAGGCACTTTTTATTTCCGAACGCCGCGCATCCCTCCATCCTTCGAGCAGTACTTGGGCCTGAGTAAAGTAACTCCCGCTAATATTTTCGgacgatga